From the genome of Gryllotalpicola protaetiae:
GCATCCGTCTTCGCAGGCGTCAGGAACGAGAGCACCGGGATCGCGTCGATCGGCACAACGGGCAGCGCGCTCGCGTCGTTCTCCACGGCCTTTGAGAGGATGCCGTCGACGGGCTTTCCCGTGTCGAGATCGGCCGAGCCCTCGACCATCACCTGGATCGTGCGCGCCACGAACTCGACGCCCGTGACGAGCGGCTGCACAGTCGGCGGCGGGTCGCCAGGGTCGGTGCCGATCGTCAGCTCGACCGAGCCCTCGATCGAGAAGAAGAACAGGTCGACCTTGCCGTGCACCTCGCCGTGCACGTACAGGCTGTCGTCCTTGCCCTGGTAGATCACGACGAGCTTGGCGCTCGCGGAGATGCCGATGATCCACAGCCGCAGCTCGCCGCTGACGTAGATGATGCCGCCGATGTACAGCGGGTCGGGCGCGAGGATCGCATCGAAGCCGGCCGCGCACTCGAGATACAGCCCGATGGCCTTGCTGCCCATCAGCACGGCGTCGAAGTGGAACCCCGTCGCGAAGGCGAGCCCGTCGGCGCCGAGCGGCGGCTGGGTGGGCAGATGGATGCCGTCCCCGTGCACCTCGAGATAGCCGGACCCGGTGAAGGCGTCGAGCACCTTGACCGTTGCGGGGTGCTCGTAGCTGCCGAGCTCGACGTACCAGTGGCCGTTCGTGTTGGTGTCGAAGAACGCCGTCACCGGGATCGTGACCGACAGCAGGCCGCCCACGTCGTACTGCACGCGCAGGGCGATGAGGATCGTGCCGCGGCCGAAGTCGACGTCGATGACGGCGACGATCGTCGCGGTCGTGTCGCCCGTGACCGACGGCAGGCCGGCCGAGATGATGTCAGCCTTCGCGAGCAGGGTGATGTCGGGGCCGGGCACCGAGATGAGCAGCACCCCCTTGAGGTGCAGGGTGAAGCCGCCGTCGGCCGTGCCGAGCACGATGCCGGCGCCGAAGGAGTAGTTGTCCTTGTCGTAGTGCCACGCCTGGTCGGTGAACAGGTCGTTCTGGCGCAGGTGGGTCATCGCCCAGTCGAGCGCGGGCAGCTCTGCGGTCTCGTCGTAGCTGCGCGCGAAGTTGATGCCCATGCCGCCGAGGAAACCGTAGATGCCGAGGCCCGAGCTTCCGAGCAGGATCGGCGCGGGGAAGTCGACCTCTGCGCCGAACAAGATTCCGATCGCGGGGCCGCCGTCGGGGTCGGGGTGGATCGTGAGCGTCGCCGCGATGCGGATGTTGACCGACGTCACCTGAACGTCGAATCCGCCGCTGATCTGCTGGTCCGTGATCGAGACGTACCCCGTGCCGTGCAGCACGTTCGGCACGTCGAGCGTCGCGGACAGGCGCGAGATCGAAATGTCGGGGGCGCCCGATCCGTGGAAGTCCGCGCGCACCGTCGCGGTGTCGATCGTGATGATGCCGAGCTCGATGCCGAGACCGAACTGCACCTCGACGAAGAAGGGGTTGTCGTGGCTCACCTTGAAGCCGAAGATGCGCAGGATCTCGTCGAGCGGCGAGACCGCGGTGAGCGACCCGTCGGGCGCGTCGATCGTGTAGCCCTTGCTGGGGTCGAACACGGCGAGCGGCTTGAAATCAGGGTCGGATGCCGCACCCCACTCCGCCGCGACGCCGATCGCCTTGTAGCGGGTGCTCATGAACTTGCCGTCCGCGGTGCGGATGATCTTGAGGTCGAACGCGAACTTCGTCTCGACGTCGAAGAACACGCTGACCTTGTAGCCCGCCGCGGCATCCCCCGTCGAACCGTCGGCGCTCACGATGCCGTCGCTCACCACGAGCGAGCCGCCGTAGAGCGTGAGCTGCTGCGTACTGATGAGGCCGGCGCCGCCGAGTACCATCTCGCCGAGCGCGACGACCGCCCCGCCCGCGGGCGACAGCGAGCTGACCGCGGCGGTGAGCGGTGCGAGGATCGCGAGCGCCCCGACGGCGTCGAGCACAAGATCGGGGATGCCGTCGCCGCGCTTGCGCTGGTAGAGCCCGTCCTTGTCCTTGTCGTGCGCCTTGAACTCGGCGTCGACCTCCCACGCCTCGCGGTCCTCGCTGATGCGCAGCCGCACGAGGAAGTCGACGATGCCGTCGGCCGGGTTGTCCTGGTGCTGCTGGTCGGTGAGGCCGAGGCCGGGCGCCGACTGATCGGCGGCGCCCGACAGGTCGAACTCGCCCCACACCTCGGCGCGGATGAACGTCGAGCGCAGCAGCTCGACCCGCACCCCGATGCGGTGGAAGCAGCTCGGCTGCGGGGGCTTCTGCGGCGTCTGGTCCTGCTGCTGGACGTCGCCGGCCCAATCGGTCTCGTCTGCGGTGAAGGTGCCGGTCACGGTCTGGCCGGGCCCCGGCTGGGCCCAGGCGCGGGCGAGCCACCAGAATCCGTCGCCCTCCTCCGGCACGGTGTCTGCGCCCGGCCGGGGCGCCGTGCCCGCGTGCGCGTTCGCCGACCCGAACCCCTGCCCGGGTGTGCTCGTCGCCGTGACGGCCGTGAACCCCGCATCGTGCAGGATCGCGATGAGGGCGTCGCGCCGCCGGTTGCTCAGGTCGAGGTTGTACTGGTCCTGCTCGTTCTCCCACGAGGCGTAGCCGTCGACCGTCAGCGCCGTCGACAGCGGGATCGTCTGCGCCAGGTCGGCCGCCGCCTCCTTGTACGAGCGGCTCGACGCCTGCTGCGTGTGCGACGGCGACTTCGAGTCCTTCGTGTTGGCGGGGTTCAGCGCCCAGTTCACGTTCGTGCCCGGCATCTCGGCGGGCTTCGGATGGTCGAAGGCGAAGAAGCAGTCGCTCACGACCGATGGCGCGCCGCTGATCGTGAGCGTGAGATCGCTGCGGAGCGGATTTCCGGCGGTCAGCGCAGAGGCATCGAGGGTGACGGATGCCTCGTTCGTCGGCCCCGTGATGGGAACGCTCGAGCTCGTCCACGCGAACGTCGCGCCGACGGGCAGCGTCTCGCGCACGCCCACCCGCACGGGGTCGCTGGAGTCGAGGAACAGGTGGAACTGGGTGTTCGTGCCGGTCGGCGTGACGCCGTAGGCCTTCGCCGAGCCGCCGCTGCCGCCCGCCGCGCTCGTGTCGAGCGTGAAGTGCAGGGTGAGGTGCTTGGTGAGGCCGGCCGCAGCGTCGTTGACCGTGACGGTGATGGTCTGACCCCCGGCATCCGTGTGGATGCTCGCCCTCGTGCCGATGACCGCAGCCGCACCGCCGGGCGTGATCGTGACCGAATTCGCGCCGCTGCCGCCGTGTGTGTCGATGAACAGGGTGCAGTCGGCCGGCACGGTGGCGGTGCCGCTCAGGTCGTCAGAGCCGTCGTCGTTGATGCTCACCGGCACGTAGCCGCCGGTCTGGTTGAGGACATGCGCCGAGACGCTGAGCTTCAGCGCGTTGACGACCTCGGCCTCGAAGACACCGGTGACGCCGGCGGAGGCGCCGATGCCGATCCAGAGGTCTTTGGCCGCCGCGGTGACGGCGAGGCCGTCGAGCCCGTTCGGCTGCACGAAGAGGCGCACCTCGGGCAGGTAGAGGCCCTGCCAGTCGTCCGGCATCACCCGCGCGCCGGCGGGCACGCCGCTCGGCCCTGCCACCCCGCTCAGGTCGAGCACGGCGCTGCGGAATCCGAAGCCGACCGCGTCGCTCGGCCCGATCAGGGCGTATGGCGGGTCCATCCGCACCAGGTCGTAGACGTCGTCGACCTGCGTGCTCGTCGTCGCGGCCGACAGCACCTTGAAATCGACCGACGCCCCCGCCAGCTGCTTCAGCCGCAGCTTGAGCGCCGGCACGATGAACGACACGTTCTTCGTGCTGGTGTCCTGCGTGAGGCGCGCGTTCGCGACGTCGTACATCGCAGGGGTGAGGAACGGCGCATGGATCGCCACGATCGGGCTCGTCAGCGTGACCCGCCAGCCGCCGTCGTCGGCCCCGCCGGCCTGGTGCAACCCCACCTCGATGGTGATGTTCGGGTCGAGGAACTCGATCGGGGTCGTGCTGCCCGAACCCGCCTCGCCGCCGAAGCCGAGCAGGCTGAGCCCGTCTTGCGCGCTGTACGTCTTCGTCCAGCTCTTCCAGGTGCCATCGTCATCGGTGACGGTGTCAGGGGTGCCGTCGTCGTCGACGTCGTTCAGGACGTTCTCGAGTTCGGACAGGGCTCCGCCGTTCTGTGCGGAGCCCGGCAATTGATCCCACAGCGACATGTGCGTCTCCCGCCAGGGTGCTCGGTTGCCGCTGACACTCGAGTGGTTCTGCGCCTGCCGATATACGCGGAATGACGTAGACGTAGCCGCGCCATGCGCCGCTCTAGGCTCGTGCCATGGCCGTCACGGATGAGGCGATCCTCAAGATCAAGAACATGATCATCGACGGCCACCTGCGCCCCGGCGATCGCCTGCCGCCCGAGAAGGAGCTCAGCGAGTCGCTCGGCCTCTCACGCAGCTCGTTGCGGGAGGCGGTGAAGGCGCTCGAGATCATCAGGGTGCTCGATGTGCGCCGCGGCGACGGCACCTTCGTGACGAGCCTCGAGCCAGGGCTGCTGCTCGAGGCGATGTCGTTCGTCGTCGACCTGCACGAGGACGCGTCGGTGCTCGAGCTGTTCGCCGTGCGGCGGATTCTGGAGCCCGCGGCGGCTGCGATGGCGACGGTGAGGGCGACGGATGCCGATGCCGAGCGTCTGCGCGCCATGGTCACTGCCGTCTCGGCCGAGGCCTCTCTCGACGACCTTGTCGAGCACGACGTCGCGTTCCATCACGGCATCGCCGAGCTCGCCGGCAACGGCTACCTGACGAGTCTGCTCGACAGCCTCTCCGGGGGCACCATGCGCGCTCGCGTCTGGCGCGGGCTCACGCAGGAGAACGTGGTCGAACGCACCCTCGCCGAGCATGCCGCGATCGTCGGCGCCCTCGCCTCGGGCGACGCCGAGCTCGCCCGGGCGCGCGCCGCGGTGCACATCGCGGGCGTCGAGGACTGGTTGCGCCGAGCGGCGCGGGGATGACGCCGAGGCTCATCCGCGCGATACCCGCATTGCCGCGCGGTATGCGGCCGCAGCTCGCGCGGATGCCGCCGTTACGCGCGGATGAGGCAGCGCGAGCGGGCTCGCGGCGCCTGTGTAGAGGTCCCGCTGCTCGGGCATACGAGGGCCGGGTCAGACATCCGCAGGGAACTCATACTCGGCGATCGAGGCGGCATGCATCTCTGTGCCGGCCCCCGGCGCAGCGGGTGGCCAGTACCGCCCGTCGTGCACATCGACCGGCGTGACGAAGTGCTCGTGCAGGTGGTCGACGAACTCGATCATGCGGTCGTCGAATGTGCCCGAGAGCGCCACGAAGTCGAACATCGCGAGGTGCTGCACCGCCTCGCACAGACCGACGCCGCCCGCGTGCGGGCACACCGGCACCCCGAACTTCGCGGCCAGCAGCAGATTCGCGAGGTTCTCGTTCACGCCCGAGACCCGCGTGTAGTCGATCTGCAGCACCTGCAGCGCGCCTGCCTGAAGGAACTGCTTGAACATCACGCGGTTCGCGCCGTGCTCGCCGGTCGCGACCGGAATCGGCGAGATGGCGCGCGCGATGGCCGCGTGCCCGAGCACGTCGTCGGGGTTCGTCGGCTCCTCGATCCAGGCGATGTCGAAGGGTGCGAGCGCGCGCATCCACTCGATCGCTTCGTCGACGTCCCAGCGCTGGTTGGCATCGACGGCGATACGGATGCCTGGGCCGACCGCCTCGCGCGCGATGGCGAGTCGCCGCCGGTCGTCGTCGAGGCTCGCCCCGACCTTGAGCTTGATCTGCGGGAACCCCTCGGCGACGGCCTCGCGGCTGAGCCGCGCGAGCTTCTCGTCGGTGTAGCCGAGCCAGCCGGGGGTGGTCGTGTAGGCCGGGTAGCCCTCGGCCTCGAGGCGGGCGATGCGCTCGGCGCGGCCGGGCTCTGCGCGACGCAGCAGTTCGAGCGCGTCGTCGCGGGTGAGCGCGTCGCTCAGGTACCGGAAGTCGACGAGGTCGACGAGCTCCTCCGGGCTCAGCTCGGCGAGCAGTCGCCACAGCGGCTTGCCCGCCCGCTTCGCGCGCAGGTCCCACAGGGCGTTCACGACCGCGCCGATCGCCATGTGCATAACGCCCTTCTCCGGCCCGAGCCAGCGCAGCTGCGAGTCGTGCTGCAGTCGGCGCCAGACGCCGCCGAGGTCGGCGAGCAGCTCTTCTGCGCTCTGCCCGAGCACGTAGGGGGCGAGGGCTTTGATCGCCGCGACCTCGACGTCGTTGCCGCGCCCGATCGTGAAGACGAACGCGTGACCGCTGTCGCCGGCGTCCGTGCCGATGCGCACGTACGCCGCGGAGTAGTCGGGGTCGGGGTTCATGGCGTCTGAGCCGTCGAGCAGGAGGGACGTCGGGAAGCGCACGTCGTGCGTGTCGAACTCGGCGATGAGACTCACGACTGGCGAGCCTAGACATCGGATGTCTGCGGTGTCAATGATGGCCCCTGGGCCTCGGGGCGGCGACTGGTTAGGCTCAGATCGGATGTTTCAGGCATCCGACACCTCGAATGCAAAGGAGCAGACGTGAGATTCGCGCGACTCGGCCCAGCGGGCAGCGAGACCCCGGTGCTGATCGATGGCGGGGTCGCGTACGACCTGAGACCCGTCGCCGTCGACATCGACGGGGGATTCCTGTCGGGCCGCGGGCCGGCGCGTGCGGCGGAGGCGCTGGCAGCGGGCGAACTCGTGCCGCTCGACGGCGCCGATCGGCTGCGCATCGGCGCGCCGATCGCCCGGCCGAGCGCCGTGCTGTGCATCGGCATGAACTACGCGGCGCACGCCGCCGAGTCGGGCTCGGCGCCGCCCGCAGTGCCGATCGTGTTCCTGAAGACGCCGAACACGGTGGTCGGGCCGAACGACGACGTCGAGATCCCGCGCGGCAGCGAGAAGACCGACTGGGAGGTCGAGCTCGGCATCGTGATCGGGCAGCGCGCGCTCTACCTCGACTCGCCGGCCGATTCGCTCGCGCATGTGGCCGGCTTCGTGCTCGCCAACGACCTGTCCGAGCGCACCTGGCAGCTCGAGATCTCCGGCGGCCAGTGGGGCAAGGGCAAGTCCGCGCCGGGGTTCTGCCCAGTCGGGCCGTGGCTCGTGACGCCCGATGAGGTCGACCACGCCGACCTGCGCCTGCGCAGCTTCGTGAATGACGAGCCCCGGCAGGACTCAACGACCGCCGACCTCATCTTCGGCGTCGAGACGATCGTGTGGCAGCTCAGCCAGTACCTCGCGCTTGAGCCGGGCGACCTGATTCTCACCGGCACGCCGCAGGGGGTGGCCCTGTCCGGGCGCTTCCCGTACCTCAGGGCCGGCGACGTCGTCGACCTCGAGATCGAGGGGCTCGGGCACCAGCGGCAGGTGTTCGTCGCGGCGGGCTCGGGCGCGGGCGCGGGCTCGCGGTGAGCGGGGAATTCGACGGGCTCGTCGCGGTAGTGACGGGTGGCGCATCGGGCATCGGCGCGGCGATCACGGCCGAGCTGGGCGCGCGTGGCGGCAGCGTCGCGGTGCTCGACCGCGACGTCTCCGGGGCGTCGAGCGACGTGTTCGCCGTGGTCGCGGACGTGACGGATGATGAATCCGTTCGCGCCGCCATCGAGTCGGTCGTCGCGCGGTTCGGGCGGCTCGACATCGTGATCAACAACGCGGGCGTCGGCGCGCAGGGCGGCGTTGAGGACAATGCGGATGCCGAATGGCACCGCGTCTTCGACGTGAACGTCGTCGGCATGGTGCGCGTCGCGCGCGCGGCGCTGCCGCACCTGCGTGAGTCGCCTGCGGCCGCCATTGTGAACACCTGCTCCGTCGCGGCGAACGTCGGGCTGCCGCAGCGCGCGCTCTACTCGGCCACGAAGGGGGCGGTGCTCGGCCTGACGCGGGCGATGGCCGCGGACCACCTGCGGGAAGGCATCCGTGTCAACTGCGTGAACCCGGGCACCGCGGACACGCCGTGGGTCGCGCGCCTGCTGTCGTCGGCTGCGGACCCCGCCGCCGAGCGCGCCGCGCTCGAGGCGCGGCAGCCGCACGGGCGGCTCGTCTCTGCGGCGGAGGTGGCCGATGCGGTCGCCTACCTCGCCAGCCCGCGCTCGCGTTCAACGACGGGAACGAGCCTCACGGTCGACGGCGGTATGGAGTCGCTGAGGCTCCGGCCTGCGGAGGACTGAGCACGCTCGCCGGTCATCCGCACCCGCGACGAGACGTTCCGAATCGGCCCTTTGAGTCGCTGAAAGCCCACTTTGGAACGTCTCGACGACGCGAGGCGGCGCCGATCACGCGGTGTGGGCGAGGGGTGCCAGCTACGCCGTGCGCTGCCCGTGCAGCTCCTCGACGAGGTGCCAGGTGGCGCCCTCGTCGTCGGAGACCCAGCCCTGCCAGTCGTAGCCGTCTTCGCGAATGTCGGTGAAGTTCCACCTGATCGGGCGTCCGTCGTTCTGCGACCCGTCCTGCCGGACGCCGCCGCGCCAGGTCGAGGCGATCATGCTCGTGTACTCGTTGGCGTCCGGCGAGAAGAAGCTCACCCGGGCGACGCCCGCCTGCGGATCGGCGACGCGCAGGCCGATCGCGACGGTGCGCCGCGTGCCGTCGGGCAACGTGACGACCTCGAGGTCCTGGATGGCGCGGCCCTCGAGGACCCAGGCGACGAGGTAGTCGAACTCGCGCGGCATCCAGTCGCCTGTCGCCTCGTCGAGCCGCTCGCCCGTCACGTGCCACGACCCGACCAGCTTGCGGAAGTTGCGCAGGCTGTGGTGCCCCTCGGCAAGCAGGGCTTCGACGAACTGGCCTGTCGCAGCGTCGAGTTCCATCGTGAGCCCCCTTGTCGTAGTCAGTTCTCTGGTCGGCCGCTCTCGGTGGCGGTGGCGCCACTGATGTCGGTGCGGTGGAAGTTGAGGTAGCTGCGCGACGCCGTCGGGCCGCGCTGGCCCTGGTAGCGCGAGCTGTAGTCGGCCGAGCCGTACGGCTTCTCAGCCGCGCTCGACAGGCGGAAGAAGCACATCTGCCCGATCTTCATGCCGGGCCACAGCTTGATCGGCAGGGTCGCGACGTTGCTCAGCTCGAGGGTCACGTGCCCGGTGAATCCCGGGTCGATGAAGCCGGCGGTCGAGTGCGTCAGCAGGCCGAGGCGGCCGAGCGAGCTCTTGCCCTCGAGGCGGGCCGCGACGTCGTCGGGCAGCGTGACGCGCTCATAGGTCGAGCCGAGCACGAACTCGCCCGGGTGCAGGATGAACGGCTCGTCGCCCTCGACCTCGACCAGGTGCGTGAGGTCGGGCTGGTTCTCGGCCGGGTCGATGAAGGGGTACTTGTGGTTCGAGAACAGCCGGAAGAAGCGGTCGAGGCGCACGTCGATGCTCGACGGCTGGATCATCACGGGCTCGTACGGTTCGAGTGCGATCCGGCCGCTGTCGAGTTCGGACTTGATGTCGCGGTCGCTGAGCAGCACGCGGCCAGCCTATCGGCTATCCCTTTTTCATCAGGGGCAGAACGACCTCGTCGATGATCGACTCGATGACGTCCTCCGGCACGGGCTTGAGGGTCATCAGCAGCTCGTGGCGGTACAGGTCGAATGCGACGGCGCGGATGCGAGGGGTGAGCTTGGCCGCATCGATCTCGCCGCGCGCCGCGGCGCGGTTCAGCACGGTGTCGAGCGTGCTGGTGCGGCCGCTGAGGAACGTCTCGCGCAGGTCGGCGAAGCTCGTGCCCGTCTCTGCGTAGTAGGCGCCGAGGCGCGCGCTCATGAGAACCGCGTAGGGCGCGCGGGTCTCGTTGGCGCGGCGGAAGATCTCGAGCAGGTCGCCGCGCAGGGTGCCGGTGTCGGGCACGATCGCCCGGCCCTGTTGGGCCCACCTGGCGACGGTAGCGGTGACGAGTTCGGGCTTCGAGGCCCAGCGGCGGTAGACGACCGCCCGGCTGGTCTTCGCCCGCTCGGCGACGGACTCGATGGTGAATCCGTCGTAGCCCTTCTCGTCGAGCTCGTCCCACGCGGCATCCAGCAGGGCGTTCTCGAGCGCCTCGCCGCGGCGGCGCTGCGGAGTCTGCGAATCTTCTTTAAGAGACATTGCGTTTCTTATTCTAGCGCTCTATCGTTTAGATACAGAGTGATTCTAAAGGAGCCTGTGATGTCCACTGCCACTGTCGACTCGAAGATCGACCCCGCTGCCTGGCGCAGCGTATGGGCCGTTCTCGTCGGCGCCCTCGCCGTCATCTTCGACACGACCATCGTCGC
Proteins encoded in this window:
- the dcd gene encoding dCTP deaminase, producing MLLSDRDIKSELDSGRIALEPYEPVMIQPSSIDVRLDRFFRLFSNHKYPFIDPAENQPDLTHLVEVEGDEPFILHPGEFVLGSTYERVTLPDDVAARLEGKSSLGRLGLLTHSTAGFIDPGFTGHVTLELSNVATLPIKLWPGMKIGQMCFFRLSSAAEKPYGSADYSSRYQGQRGPTASRSYLNFHRTDISGATATESGRPEN
- a CDS encoding L-fuconate dehydratase, whose translation is MSLIAEFDTHDVRFPTSLLLDGSDAMNPDPDYSAAYVRIGTDAGDSGHAFVFTIGRGNDVEVAAIKALAPYVLGQSAEELLADLGGVWRRLQHDSQLRWLGPEKGVMHMAIGAVVNALWDLRAKRAGKPLWRLLAELSPEELVDLVDFRYLSDALTRDDALELLRRAEPGRAERIARLEAEGYPAYTTTPGWLGYTDEKLARLSREAVAEGFPQIKLKVGASLDDDRRRLAIAREAVGPGIRIAVDANQRWDVDEAIEWMRALAPFDIAWIEEPTNPDDVLGHAAIARAISPIPVATGEHGANRVMFKQFLQAGALQVLQIDYTRVSGVNENLANLLLAAKFGVPVCPHAGGVGLCEAVQHLAMFDFVALSGTFDDRMIEFVDHLHEHFVTPVDVHDGRYWPPAAPGAGTEMHAASIAEYEFPADV
- a CDS encoding FadR/GntR family transcriptional regulator, with protein sequence MAVTDEAILKIKNMIIDGHLRPGDRLPPEKELSESLGLSRSSLREAVKALEIIRVLDVRRGDGTFVTSLEPGLLLEAMSFVVDLHEDASVLELFAVRRILEPAAAAMATVRATDADAERLRAMVTAVSAEASLDDLVEHDVAFHHGIAELAGNGYLTSLLDSLSGGTMRARVWRGLTQENVVERTLAEHAAIVGALASGDAELARARAAVHIAGVEDWLRRAARG
- a CDS encoding fumarylacetoacetate hydrolase family protein produces the protein MRFARLGPAGSETPVLIDGGVAYDLRPVAVDIDGGFLSGRGPARAAEALAAGELVPLDGADRLRIGAPIARPSAVLCIGMNYAAHAAESGSAPPAVPIVFLKTPNTVVGPNDDVEIPRGSEKTDWEVELGIVIGQRALYLDSPADSLAHVAGFVLANDLSERTWQLEISGGQWGKGKSAPGFCPVGPWLVTPDEVDHADLRLRSFVNDEPRQDSTTADLIFGVETIVWQLSQYLALEPGDLILTGTPQGVALSGRFPYLRAGDVVDLEIEGLGHQRQVFVAAGSGAGAGSR
- a CDS encoding TetR/AcrR family transcriptional regulator yields the protein MSLKEDSQTPQRRRGEALENALLDAAWDELDEKGYDGFTIESVAERAKTSRAVVYRRWASKPELVTATVARWAQQGRAIVPDTGTLRGDLLEIFRRANETRAPYAVLMSARLGAYYAETGTSFADLRETFLSGRTSTLDTVLNRAAARGEIDAAKLTPRIRAVAFDLYRHELLMTLKPVPEDVIESIIDEVVLPLMKKG
- a CDS encoding SDR family NAD(P)-dependent oxidoreductase, whose product is MSGEFDGLVAVVTGGASGIGAAITAELGARGGSVAVLDRDVSGASSDVFAVVADVTDDESVRAAIESVVARFGRLDIVINNAGVGAQGGVEDNADAEWHRVFDVNVVGMVRVARAALPHLRESPAAAIVNTCSVAANVGLPQRALYSATKGAVLGLTRAMAADHLREGIRVNCVNPGTADTPWVARLLSSAADPAAERAALEARQPHGRLVSAAEVADAVAYLASPRSRSTTGTSLTVDGGMESLRLRPAED